One part of the Brevundimonas sp. NIBR11 genome encodes these proteins:
- a CDS encoding Rrf2 family transcriptional regulator: MSDSQRFPVAAHALAYLAHKDAYDAARACPSAILAASVPTNPVVIRRVTALLSKAGLIATRPGASGGSWLLRRPEEIRLDEVLSAVNGCAHLGSPPQGAKGCPIGEHIPRQVAKVLTLADQAASESLSKITIADLLAETSAALDGLEPHPACTEAIRAAGAVAA; the protein is encoded by the coding sequence TGCTCACGCCCTGGCCTATCTGGCCCACAAGGATGCGTATGACGCCGCGCGCGCCTGCCCCAGCGCCATCCTGGCGGCGTCGGTGCCGACCAATCCGGTGGTCATCCGCCGGGTGACGGCCCTGTTGTCCAAGGCCGGGCTGATCGCCACCCGCCCAGGCGCGTCCGGCGGCTCATGGCTGCTGCGGCGGCCCGAGGAGATCCGGCTGGACGAGGTGCTCAGCGCCGTCAACGGCTGCGCCCACCTGGGCTCGCCGCCTCAGGGAGCCAAGGGCTGCCCCATCGGGGAGCATATCCCGCGCCAGGTGGCCAAGGTTCTGACCCTGGCCGATCAGGCCGCCTCGGAATCCCTGTCCAAGATCACCATCGCCGACCTGCTGGCCGAGACATCCGCCGCCCTGGACGGTCTGGAGCCGCACCCGGCCTGCACCGAGGCCATCCGCGCCGCCGGCGCCGTCGCCGCTTAA
- a CDS encoding SDR family oxidoreductase, giving the protein MTRTILITGASAGIGAALARVYAEKGWDLILTARREGPLTALAEEIWKTHGQTATVITADLADPNAPVELVEAIAERGLTVDGLINNAGFSRTTGFLATDPAQHAAMVQVMLSAPVALSRLFLPGMVERGFGRVINVASLAGQMPATGGDTLYGPIKSFLIKASQGLWLETRGTGVHVTALCPGYTLTEFHDVNGSREQVSSAYPSWMWQTAEHVARVAYDACEADRPRVTPGAMNNVLAMLGKLLPEGLALNMVAGHARRLKRI; this is encoded by the coding sequence GTGACGCGCACGATCCTGATCACCGGCGCCTCTGCCGGCATCGGGGCGGCCCTGGCGCGGGTCTATGCGGAAAAGGGCTGGGACCTGATCCTCACGGCGCGGCGCGAAGGCCCCCTGACGGCGCTCGCCGAGGAGATCTGGAAGACCCACGGCCAGACCGCGACCGTCATCACCGCCGACTTGGCCGACCCGAACGCCCCTGTCGAACTGGTCGAGGCCATCGCGGAGCGAGGCCTGACCGTCGACGGCCTGATCAACAACGCGGGCTTCTCGCGCACCACGGGATTCCTCGCGACCGACCCCGCCCAGCATGCGGCGATGGTGCAGGTCATGCTGTCGGCGCCCGTCGCCCTGTCGCGCTTGTTCCTGCCCGGCATGGTCGAGCGCGGCTTCGGGAGGGTCATCAACGTCGCCTCCCTGGCCGGCCAGATGCCCGCGACCGGTGGGGACACCCTGTACGGCCCGATCAAATCCTTCCTGATCAAGGCGTCCCAAGGCCTGTGGCTGGAGACGCGGGGGACCGGCGTCCACGTCACCGCCCTCTGCCCCGGCTACACACTGACCGAGTTCCACGACGTGAACGGCTCGCGAGAGCAGGTGTCATCCGCCTATCCGTCTTGGATGTGGCAGACGGCCGAGCATGTGGCCCGCGTGGCCTATGACGCCTGCGAGGCGGACCGGCCGAGGGTCACGCCGGGCGCCATGAACAACGTGCTGGCGATGCTCGGCAAGCTGCTGCCCGAGGGCCTGGCGTTGAACATGGTCGCCGGCCATGCGCGGCGGCTGAAGCGGATCTGA
- a CDS encoding acetyltransferase, giving the protein MAQHGPTLGIIGTGGFAREVLPVARAFVRHHPQLKIEPGRIVFVDRDGGDPVSGVPILSEAEFVALEGDRYFTIAIGDGVVRQTIADRLEEAGCKPLSICAENVILPDDLDCGPGAVFQPFSMVTADARIGRQFQCNIYAYVAHDCVIGDHVTLAPRASLNGNVVVEDHVYVGTGAVIRQGTPGKPLVLGRGCVIGMGAVVTKDVAPGVTVIGNPARPLEAK; this is encoded by the coding sequence ATGGCGCAGCACGGCCCAACCCTCGGCATCATCGGCACGGGCGGTTTCGCGCGCGAGGTCCTGCCCGTCGCCCGCGCCTTCGTCCGTCATCACCCCCAGCTGAAGATCGAGCCCGGCCGGATCGTCTTCGTCGACCGCGACGGCGGCGACCCTGTCAGCGGCGTCCCGATCCTGTCCGAGGCCGAGTTCGTCGCTCTGGAAGGCGATCGATACTTCACCATCGCCATCGGCGACGGCGTGGTGCGCCAGACCATCGCCGATCGGCTGGAGGAGGCGGGCTGCAAGCCCCTGTCGATTTGCGCCGAGAACGTCATCCTGCCCGACGATCTCGACTGCGGGCCGGGCGCGGTGTTCCAGCCCTTCAGCATGGTCACGGCCGACGCCCGCATCGGCCGCCAGTTCCAGTGCAACATCTACGCCTATGTCGCCCATGACTGTGTGATCGGCGACCATGTCACCCTGGCCCCCCGCGCCAGCCTGAACGGCAATGTGGTGGTCGAGGATCATGTCTATGTCGGCACGGGCGCGGTGATCCGTCAGGGAACGCCCGGCAAGCCCCTCGTGCTCGGGCGCGGCTGTGTCATCGGGATGGGAGCGGTGGTGACGAAGGATGTGGCGCCGGGCGTCACCGTGATCGGCAACCCCGCCCGTCCCCTGGAGGCGAAATGA
- the neuB gene encoding N-acetylneuraminate synthase — protein sequence MTVFFIAEAGVNHNGDLDLALRLVDVAKAAGADAVKFQTFTTDKVIAVDAPLAEYQKANAGAPSAVEMLKGFELPQADFARIADHCRAVGIEFMSSPFDLDSARFLAGIGMTKFKLASGEITHEAFVRGVARLAADHEGTVILSTGMSTLDEVAEAVHWIEAEGDPGLTILHCVSNYPAPAKDANLKAMDTLAEAFGRPVGWSDHTLGDAVSLAAVARGASAIEKHFTLDNALAGPDHAMSMDPEGLARLIAGIRAVEASLGDGVKRPVEAEREIMTVARRSLFAARDIAAGAVVSPDDLIALRPGDGISAAKQGDVVGRAAVRAIRAGTKLTDADLA from the coding sequence ATGACGGTCTTCTTCATCGCCGAGGCCGGTGTGAACCACAATGGCGACCTCGACCTGGCCCTCCGCCTCGTCGATGTGGCCAAGGCGGCCGGGGCCGACGCGGTCAAATTCCAGACCTTCACCACCGACAAGGTCATCGCCGTCGACGCGCCCCTGGCCGAATACCAGAAGGCCAACGCCGGGGCGCCCTCGGCCGTGGAGATGCTGAAGGGATTCGAGCTTCCTCAGGCCGATTTCGCCCGCATCGCCGACCACTGCCGCGCGGTGGGGATCGAGTTCATGTCCTCCCCCTTCGACCTCGACAGCGCCCGTTTCCTGGCCGGGATCGGGATGACGAAGTTCAAACTGGCCTCCGGCGAGATCACCCACGAAGCCTTCGTGCGCGGCGTGGCCCGACTGGCGGCCGATCACGAGGGCACGGTCATCCTGTCCACCGGCATGAGCACGCTGGACGAGGTCGCAGAGGCCGTTCACTGGATCGAGGCCGAGGGCGATCCCGGCCTGACGATCCTCCATTGCGTCTCCAACTATCCGGCTCCGGCGAAGGACGCGAACCTCAAGGCCATGGACACCTTGGCCGAGGCCTTCGGCCGGCCGGTGGGCTGGTCGGATCACACCCTGGGGGACGCCGTCTCCCTCGCCGCCGTGGCGCGTGGGGCGTCGGCGATCGAGAAGCACTTCACCCTCGACAACGCCCTGGCCGGCCCCGACCACGCCATGTCGATGGACCCGGAGGGCCTCGCTCGCCTGATCGCCGGCATCCGCGCGGTGGAGGCCTCGCTCGGCGACGGCGTCAAACGCCCGGTCGAGGCCGAACGCGAGATCATGACCGTGGCGCGCCGCAGCCTGTTCGCCGCGCGGGATATCGCGGCGGGAGCGGTGGTCTCGCCCGACGACCTCATCGCGCTCAGGCCGGGCGACGGGATCTCGGCGGCGAAACAGGGCGACGTCGTGGGGCGTGCGGCGGTGCGGGCCATCCGGGCCGGGACGAAGCTGACCGACGCCGACCTCGCCTGA
- a CDS encoding MarC family protein, translated as MDALDLGVNLFVTLFALLDPLGNIPIFAAATAGATLRQRVSVSALICLFAAVFLAFFFFTGLGLLQFFGISLAAFRIAGGVLLLLLGLDMARGDFLSSFTDKDAASDLNDVRGYARRRFQRLVVPFAIPLMIGPGAISAIIIQAGEAEKLGPAGTVASLAAIAAASLVSFFCFTLTGPLGRILGDVGLAIIVRVLGLILCALAIQFIIMGLGEALPGMFAGSVTTPYPAGGH; from the coding sequence ATGGACGCGCTCGATCTGGGGGTCAACCTGTTCGTGACCTTGTTCGCCCTGCTGGACCCCCTGGGCAACATCCCGATCTTCGCGGCGGCGACGGCCGGGGCGACCCTGCGCCAGCGGGTGTCGGTCTCGGCCCTGATCTGCCTGTTCGCCGCAGTCTTCCTGGCCTTCTTCTTCTTCACGGGTCTAGGCTTGCTACAGTTCTTCGGCATCTCGCTGGCGGCGTTCCGGATCGCGGGCGGGGTGCTTCTGTTGCTGTTGGGTCTGGACATGGCGCGAGGCGACTTCCTGTCCAGCTTCACCGACAAGGACGCGGCCTCGGACCTGAACGACGTGCGCGGCTATGCGCGACGGAGATTCCAGCGGCTGGTCGTGCCGTTCGCCATCCCCCTGATGATCGGGCCGGGCGCCATCTCGGCCATCATCATCCAGGCCGGCGAGGCCGAGAAGCTCGGCCCGGCGGGGACGGTCGCGTCGCTGGCCGCCATCGCGGCGGCGTCGCTGGTGTCCTTCTTCTGCTTCACCCTGACGGGGCCGCTGGGACGGATCCTCGGCGATGTCGGCCTGGCCATCATCGTGCGGGTGCTGGGTCTGATCCTGTGCGCCCTGGCGATCCAGTTCATCATCATGGGTCTGGGCGAGGCTCTGCCCGGCATGTTCGCCGGGTCGGTGACCACGCCCTATCCGGCGGGCGGGCACTGA
- the pyrF gene encoding orotidine-5'-phosphate decarboxylase codes for MTSPLLSDPRLIVGLDLPSIEDARALVERIGNGVESYKVGLTLLARPGGVAFAHALRAMGKTVFQDWKLHDIGAQVEGAARSVAEGGCDLLTVHAEPQVMRAAVKGRGGHATKILAVTVMTSLSDEDLKEIGYSARAAELVEARVRQALDCGVDGVVSSPLEAARVREIAIEAGRPDFLIVTPGVRPAGGDLGDQQRVATPAAALQAGATHLVVARPVIAADDPVMAAARIAAEMDGVR; via the coding sequence ATGACCTCGCCCCTCCTGTCGGACCCGCGCCTGATCGTCGGGCTGGATCTGCCCTCCATCGAGGACGCCCGCGCCCTGGTCGAGCGGATCGGCAATGGCGTCGAGAGCTATAAGGTCGGGCTGACGCTCTTGGCCCGCCCCGGCGGCGTCGCCTTCGCCCACGCGCTTCGCGCCATGGGAAAGACGGTGTTCCAGGACTGGAAGCTGCACGACATCGGCGCCCAGGTCGAAGGCGCGGCCCGGTCGGTGGCCGAGGGCGGCTGCGACCTCCTGACCGTCCACGCAGAGCCTCAGGTCATGAGGGCGGCGGTGAAGGGACGCGGCGGGCACGCCACGAAGATCCTCGCCGTCACCGTCATGACCAGTCTGTCGGACGAGGACCTGAAAGAGATCGGTTATTCGGCCAGGGCCGCCGAGCTGGTCGAGGCGCGGGTGCGTCAGGCGCTGGACTGCGGGGTCGACGGCGTCGTCTCGAGCCCTCTGGAGGCCGCGCGCGTGCGTGAGATCGCGATCGAGGCCGGTCGCCCGGACTTCCTGATCGTCACCCCCGGCGTGCGCCCCGCCGGCGGCGACCTCGGCGACCAGCAGCGGGTGGCGACCCCTGCCGCCGCTCTTCAGGCCGGGGCGACCCATCTGGTCGTGGCCCGCCCGGTGATCGCCGCCGACGACCCCGTGATGGCGGCCGCTCGGATCGCCGCCGAGATGGATGGGGTGCGCTAG
- a CDS encoding succinate dehydrogenase assembly factor 4 — translation MNETPETPTEPEPPRVLSEAAKRALAEAAERRAQAEALAMQTEHGGPTGPEPTRYGDWEKKGLAVDF, via the coding sequence ATGAACGAGACGCCTGAGACCCCGACCGAACCCGAGCCGCCGCGCGTCCTGAGCGAGGCCGCCAAACGCGCCCTGGCCGAGGCCGCCGAACGCCGCGCGCAGGCCGAGGCCCTGGCGATGCAGACCGAGCACGGCGGACCGACCGGACCGGAGCCGACACGTTATGGCGACTGGGAGAAGAAGGGTCTGGCGGTCGATTTCTGA
- a CDS encoding argininosuccinate synthase, translating to MTKASDKPVKKVVLAYSGGLDTSIILKWLQTQYNAEVVTFTADLGQGEELAPAREKALKMGIKPENIFIDDLREEFVRDFVFPMFRANAQYEGDYLLGTSIARPLIAKRQIEIARQVGADAVCHGATGKGNDQVRFELGYYALEPDIRVIAPWREWEYRSREALLDFAEKNQIPIAKDKRGEAPFSVDANLLHSSSEGKVLEDPAVEAPEFVHQRTISPEDAPDRATVITIGFEKGDAVSIDGVAMSPATILTKLNELGHDNGIGRLDLVENRYVGMKSRGVYETPGGTILIAAHRGIESITLDGGAMHLKDQLMPKYAELIYNGFWFSPEREMLQAAIDLSQQKVSGTVRVKLYKGNVSVIGRESPNSLYDQDLVTFEEGVQAYDHNDAGGFIKLNALRLRVLAKRDRRT from the coding sequence ATGACCAAAGCGTCCGACAAGCCCGTCAAGAAGGTCGTCCTGGCCTATTCCGGCGGTCTGGACACCTCGATCATCCTGAAGTGGCTTCAGACGCAATATAACGCCGAGGTCGTCACCTTCACCGCCGACCTGGGGCAGGGCGAGGAACTGGCGCCGGCGCGCGAGAAGGCCCTGAAGATGGGCATCAAGCCGGAGAACATCTTCATCGACGATCTGCGCGAGGAGTTCGTGCGCGATTTCGTCTTCCCCATGTTCCGCGCCAACGCCCAGTACGAGGGCGACTATCTGCTGGGCACCTCCATCGCCCGCCCGCTGATCGCCAAGCGTCAGATCGAGATCGCGCGTCAGGTCGGGGCCGACGCCGTCTGTCACGGCGCGACCGGCAAGGGCAACGACCAGGTCCGCTTCGAGCTGGGCTACTACGCCCTCGAGCCCGACATCCGCGTCATCGCCCCTTGGCGCGAGTGGGAATACCGCTCGCGCGAGGCCCTGCTGGACTTCGCCGAGAAGAACCAGATCCCGATCGCCAAGGACAAGCGCGGCGAGGCGCCCTTCAGCGTCGACGCCAACCTTCTGCACTCCTCGTCCGAGGGCAAGGTGCTGGAAGACCCGGCCGTCGAGGCCCCCGAGTTCGTTCACCAGCGCACGATCAGCCCTGAGGACGCGCCAGACAGAGCGACCGTCATCACCATCGGCTTTGAGAAGGGCGACGCGGTCTCCATCGACGGCGTGGCGATGAGTCCGGCCACAATCCTGACCAAGCTCAACGAACTGGGCCACGACAACGGCATCGGCCGTCTGGACCTGGTCGAGAACCGCTACGTCGGCATGAAGTCGCGCGGCGTCTACGAGACCCCCGGCGGCACCATTCTGATCGCCGCCCACCGCGGCATCGAAAGCATCACTCTGGACGGGGGCGCCATGCACCTGAAGGACCAGCTGATGCCGAAATACGCCGAGCTGATCTACAACGGCTTCTGGTTCTCGCCCGAGCGCGAGATGCTGCAGGCCGCCATCGACCTGTCGCAGCAGAAGGTATCGGGAACCGTCCGGGTCAAGCTGTACAAGGGCAATGTCTCGGTCATCGGCCGCGAGAGCCCCAACAGCCTCTATGACCAGGATCTGGTGACGTTCGAAGAGGGCGTGCAGGCCTACGATCACAACGACGCCGGCGGCTTCATCAAGCTCAATGCACTGCGTCTGCGGGTTCTGGCCAAGCGCGACCGCCGGACCTGA
- a CDS encoding pitrilysin family protein, with translation MKSRLLSAVAALALLSGAPALAQAQPSTPAGIEVPPLGFVKRTLPNGMDVYTARDTTTSNVTVQVWYRVGSKDDPQDRSGFAHLFEHLMFKATKDFPDETFDRLTEDVGGNNNAFTSDDVTAYHETIPANHLERLIFAEASRLSSLVVNEDVFESERDVVKEEYRQGVLANPYGRMRLFLPMLIFQQSPYRRSTIGSIENLDAATIEDVRRFHATYYRPDNAVMIVAGNFDQAELDGWIDRYMAPIGNPDRPLPANDASEPEPTGPREMTVHAPNVPLPAVVLAWPTVPYGNPDRAALTVLDGILSTGESSRLYRSLVYTQQIAAQATSSPDFSQQAGYLSATAIMAGGETADTGIAALKAEVARFRDEPVTAAELTEAKNELVADALRGRETVEDRASVLGWTLINTNDASVADREIAEIQAVTAADIQRVARRYLTDERMVTLRYLNADDAHPVTPQQTEITAPVTLADLAPVGQVFTLLPEAERAALPATTEPVAPTTPPVADFRLDNGMRVLVVEKDGLPLVSARLNFDAGVANEAPGKAGLASMTAALLTQGTTTRTAPQIATEIEQLGADIGAGSGSDFSNVYANAPANVFPQALALMADLVRNPAFAQEELDRQRDQTLDGLRISLSTPGPVAAQAAARVVYGAAPYGVPGAGTLTSLPALTREDVNGFHRTYYRPSEATLVFSGAISEADARALAQSAFGDWRDATAKPAARVEPAGEPLPTRVVVIDQPGAGQAAVTVALRGVSRTDADYFPLTLGNTLLGGSFTSRLNQEIRIKRGLSYGTRSSLGVRREDGLFTASAQTRNDAAVEVSDLILAEITRLSTTRPTASELTTRQAILTGAFGGSLETVDGLGGLVAGLALYELPMSELAAYVGKVEAIDGEDVQEAFAEHLPVDRASVVIVGDAAQFIDALRAKHPNVEVIPITDLNLDNAALR, from the coding sequence ATGAAGTCTCGTCTGCTGTCCGCCGTCGCCGCCCTGGCCCTTCTTTCCGGCGCCCCCGCCCTCGCCCAGGCCCAGCCCTCCACGCCCGCCGGGATCGAGGTGCCGCCACTCGGCTTCGTCAAGCGGACCCTGCCAAACGGGATGGACGTCTACACCGCGCGCGACACGACGACATCGAACGTCACGGTTCAGGTCTGGTACCGCGTCGGCTCCAAGGACGATCCGCAGGATCGCTCGGGCTTCGCCCACCTGTTCGAACACCTGATGTTCAAGGCGACCAAGGACTTTCCGGACGAGACCTTCGACCGCCTGACCGAGGACGTGGGCGGCAACAACAACGCCTTCACCAGCGACGACGTCACCGCCTATCACGAGACCATCCCGGCCAATCACCTGGAGCGGCTGATCTTCGCCGAGGCCAGCCGCCTGTCGTCGCTGGTCGTCAACGAGGACGTGTTCGAGAGCGAGCGCGACGTCGTCAAGGAAGAGTACCGTCAGGGCGTGCTGGCCAACCCCTATGGCCGGATGCGGCTGTTCCTGCCCATGCTGATCTTCCAGCAGAGCCCCTATCGCCGCTCGACCATCGGCTCGATCGAGAACCTGGACGCCGCGACCATCGAGGACGTGCGCCGCTTCCACGCCACCTACTACCGGCCCGACAATGCCGTGATGATCGTAGCGGGCAATTTCGATCAGGCGGAGCTGGACGGCTGGATTGACCGGTACATGGCCCCGATCGGCAATCCCGACCGTCCGCTGCCGGCCAATGACGCCTCCGAGCCTGAGCCGACCGGCCCGCGCGAGATGACGGTCCATGCGCCGAACGTGCCGCTTCCGGCCGTGGTCCTGGCCTGGCCGACCGTCCCCTACGGCAACCCCGACCGCGCGGCCCTGACCGTGCTGGACGGCATTCTGTCGACCGGCGAGAGCTCGCGCCTGTATCGCTCGCTCGTCTACACCCAGCAGATCGCGGCCCAGGCGACGTCCTCACCCGACTTCTCGCAGCAGGCCGGCTATCTGTCGGCGACGGCCATCATGGCCGGGGGCGAGACCGCCGACACCGGCATCGCCGCCCTGAAGGCCGAGGTCGCCCGCTTCCGGGACGAGCCGGTCACAGCCGCCGAACTGACCGAGGCCAAGAACGAACTGGTCGCCGACGCCCTGCGGGGTCGCGAGACGGTCGAGGATCGCGCCAGCGTCCTGGGCTGGACCCTGATCAACACCAACGACGCCTCGGTCGCGGACCGCGAGATCGCCGAGATCCAGGCCGTCACCGCCGCCGACATCCAGCGCGTCGCCCGCCGTTATCTGACCGACGAGCGGATGGTGACCCTGCGCTATCTGAACGCTGACGACGCCCACCCGGTGACCCCGCAACAGACCGAGATCACCGCGCCGGTGACCCTCGCCGATCTCGCCCCCGTGGGGCAGGTCTTCACCCTGCTGCCCGAGGCCGAGCGGGCCGCCCTGCCGGCCACCACCGAGCCGGTCGCCCCGACCACCCCGCCGGTCGCCGACTTCCGCCTCGACAATGGGATGCGGGTTCTGGTCGTGGAGAAGGACGGCCTGCCGCTGGTCTCCGCCCGCCTCAACTTCGACGCCGGCGTGGCCAACGAGGCGCCGGGCAAGGCCGGTCTGGCCTCCATGACCGCCGCTCTCCTGACCCAGGGCACCACGACGCGCACCGCGCCCCAGATCGCCACCGAGATCGAACAGCTGGGCGCCGACATCGGCGCGGGTTCGGGATCGGACTTCTCCAACGTCTACGCCAACGCCCCGGCCAACGTCTTCCCGCAGGCGCTCGCCCTGATGGCCGATCTGGTTCGCAATCCGGCCTTCGCCCAGGAGGAATTGGACCGCCAGCGCGACCAGACGCTGGATGGGCTGCGCATCAGTCTGTCGACGCCCGGCCCCGTGGCGGCTCAGGCGGCGGCCCGCGTCGTCTATGGCGCCGCTCCCTACGGCGTGCCGGGCGCGGGCACCCTGACGTCCCTGCCCGCCCTGACGCGGGAGGATGTGAACGGCTTCCATCGGACCTATTATCGTCCGTCGGAGGCGACCCTCGTCTTCTCCGGCGCCATCTCGGAGGCCGACGCCCGGGCGCTGGCCCAATCGGCCTTCGGCGACTGGCGCGACGCGACCGCCAAGCCTGCGGCGCGAGTCGAGCCCGCCGGAGAGCCTCTGCCGACGCGGGTCGTCGTCATCGACCAGCCGGGCGCGGGTCAGGCGGCCGTGACAGTGGCGCTGCGGGGCGTCTCGCGCACCGACGCCGACTACTTCCCGCTGACGCTGGGCAATACCCTTCTGGGCGGCAGCTTCACCTCGCGCCTCAATCAGGAAATCCGCATCAAGCGCGGCCTCTCCTACGGCACTCGCTCGTCGCTGGGCGTGCGTCGCGAGGACGGCCTGTTCACGGCTTCGGCCCAGACCCGCAACGATGCGGCGGTGGAGGTCTCCGACCTGATCCTGGCCGAGATCACCCGTCTGTCGACGACCCGGCCGACGGCGTCGGAGCTGACGACGCGTCAGGCCATCCTGACCGGCGCCTTCGGCGGGTCGCTGGAGACGGTCGACGGTCTGGGCGGCCTGGTGGCCGGTCTGGCTCTGTACGAGCTGCCGATGAGCGAACTGGCCGCCTATGTCGGCAAGGTCGAGGCCATCGACGGCGAGGACGTGCAGGAGGCCTTCGCCGAACACCTGCCGGTCGACCGGGCCAGCGTGGTCATTGTCGGCGACGCGGCCCAGTTCATCGACGCCCTGCGGGCCAAGCACCCCAACGTCGAGGTCATCCCGATCACGGACCTGAACCTCGACAACGCGGCGCTGCGGTAA
- a CDS encoding isoaspartyl peptidase/L-asparaginase, with translation MPAPALILHGGAGARRSRDYTAEIAHMREVVEAMQARLLDGTSALDVAVETTVLLEDSGLYVAGRGASPNLAGEYELDASLMDGSDRRAGAVAAFQGYRNPIRAARAVMEHSPHVLLAGSGAARFAGEYGLEPITHPEAWFTRAGQGEDNHPPGQGPALSHGTVGCCVLDVEGRLAAATSTGGVFGKLPGRVGDTPIPAAGVWATDRVAVSCTGQGEYFIRTAAAAQMHWRVESGASIAEAGAAVIAGIGDMGGDGGLIALDAQGNRADPFNSQGMKRAWLTPDGEIGVEVFGK, from the coding sequence ATGCCCGCCCCCGCCCTCATTCTGCACGGCGGCGCCGGCGCACGCCGGAGCCGCGACTACACCGCCGAGATCGCCCATATGCGCGAGGTGGTCGAGGCCATGCAGGCCCGGCTTCTGGACGGGACGTCGGCGCTGGACGTGGCGGTGGAGACGACGGTTCTGCTGGAGGATTCCGGCCTCTATGTCGCCGGGCGCGGCGCCTCGCCTAACCTGGCAGGGGAGTATGAGCTGGACGCCAGTCTGATGGATGGGTCCGATCGCCGGGCCGGCGCCGTCGCGGCGTTTCAGGGCTATCGCAATCCGATCAGGGCGGCGCGGGCGGTGATGGAGCACAGTCCGCATGTTCTGCTGGCCGGGTCGGGCGCGGCGCGGTTCGCGGGTGAGTATGGGCTCGAGCCGATCACCCATCCCGAGGCCTGGTTCACCCGCGCGGGTCAGGGCGAGGACAACCATCCGCCGGGACAGGGGCCGGCGCTGAGCCACGGCACGGTCGGGTGCTGCGTGCTGGACGTCGAGGGACGGCTGGCGGCCGCGACCTCGACCGGCGGGGTGTTCGGGAAACTGCCGGGGCGGGTGGGTGATACGCCGATACCGGCGGCGGGCGTCTGGGCCACGGACCGGGTGGCGGTCTCCTGCACGGGACAGGGCGAGTATTTCATTCGCACGGCGGCGGCGGCCCAGATGCACTGGCGCGTCGAGAGCGGGGCCTCGATCGCCGAGGCGGGCGCGGCGGTGATCGCCGGCATCGGCGACATGGGCGGCGACGGCGGCCTGATCGCGCTGGATGCGCAGGGCAACCGCGCCGATCCGTTCAACAGCCAGGGCATGAAGCGGGCCTGGTTGACGCCGGACGGCGAGATCGGGGTCGAGGTGTTCGGCAAGTAG
- a CDS encoding NADPH:quinone oxidoreductase family protein: MRAVLSKTVGGPDSLVVEEVLDPTPKAGEVVIEVKAVGVNFPDTLIIEDKYQFKPQRPFSPGGELSGVVEAVGEGVKGVFKGDRVIAMPGWGAMVERIAVPAASVIKMPDGMSFEEGAALVMTYGTSYYALKDRAQLQPGEALLVLGAAGGVGAAAVELGKALGAHVIAAASTNEKVQFALELGADNGLIYPSGPMDKAAQKELSGELKLASGRDGPDVVYDGVGGDYAEPALRSMDWNGRYLVVGFPAGIPSFPLNLTLLKSVSVVGVFWGAAAARDPKGHMANMADLMTMYAEGKIKPRVSQTFPLERAHEAIQALSNRSVMGKVVVTVES; the protein is encoded by the coding sequence ATGCGCGCAGTCCTGTCCAAGACCGTCGGCGGCCCCGACAGCCTCGTCGTCGAGGAGGTCCTCGATCCCACGCCTAAGGCCGGCGAGGTCGTCATCGAGGTCAAGGCGGTCGGCGTGAACTTCCCCGACACCCTCATCATCGAGGACAAATACCAGTTCAAACCCCAGCGACCCTTCTCGCCGGGCGGCGAACTGTCCGGCGTGGTCGAGGCCGTGGGCGAGGGGGTTAAAGGCGTCTTCAAGGGCGACCGCGTCATCGCCATGCCCGGCTGGGGCGCCATGGTGGAGCGGATCGCCGTCCCGGCCGCCAGCGTCATCAAGATGCCCGACGGCATGTCGTTCGAGGAGGGCGCCGCCCTCGTCATGACCTATGGCACCTCATACTACGCCCTGAAGGACCGGGCCCAGCTGCAGCCCGGCGAGGCGCTTCTGGTGCTGGGCGCGGCGGGCGGTGTCGGCGCCGCGGCCGTCGAACTGGGCAAGGCCCTGGGCGCCCACGTCATCGCCGCCGCCTCGACCAACGAAAAGGTCCAGTTCGCGCTGGAACTCGGCGCCGACAACGGCCTGATCTATCCGTCGGGGCCGATGGACAAGGCGGCGCAGAAGGAGCTGTCGGGCGAGCTCAAGCTGGCCTCGGGCCGGGATGGTCCGGACGTGGTCTATGACGGGGTCGGCGGCGACTACGCCGAGCCCGCGCTCCGTTCGATGGACTGGAACGGCCGCTATCTGGTGGTCGGCTTCCCGGCCGGCATCCCGTCCTTCCCGCTGAACCTGACCCTTCTGAAGTCGGTGTCGGTGGTCGGGGTCTTCTGGGGCGCCGCCGCCGCGCGCGATCCGAAGGGTCACATGGCCAACATGGCCGACCTGATGACCATGTACGCCGAGGGCAAGATCAAGCCGCGCGTCTCCCAGACCTTCCCGCTGGAGCGCGCCCACGAGGCCATCCAGGCCCTGTCTAACCGCAGCGTGATGGGCAAGGTCGTGGTGACCGTCGAGTCGTGA